The proteins below are encoded in one region of Silene latifolia isolate original U9 population chromosome 2, ASM4854445v1, whole genome shotgun sequence:
- the LOC141643934 gene encoding AP2/ERF and B3 domain-containing transcription factor RAV1 — translation MESISSMDNESSSTIDSLKPNNNSNNNNSNNIIHPSPLARMGSGTSVIIDSENGIEAESKKLPSSKYKGVVPQPNGRWGAQIYEKHQRVWLGTFNEEDEASRAYDIAAQRFRGRDAVTNFKPLSLDVEEDVIELQFLNSRAKAEVVDMLRKHTYHDELQQNRRNLKHQISSGFVGSVNRQTNFPNVGGGCLKGMTSRDQLFEKVVTPSDVGKLNRLVIPKQHAEKHFPLNNSNDLSGKCSSPSKGVLLNFEDVNEKVWRFRYSYWNSSQSYVLTKGWSRFVKEKNLKAGDVVCFQRSTGPDRQLYIDWKPRNGVPCSGSGSGSGEEVLGQVVESPAQMIRLFGVNICEVNPSSINENGKRSREMELLTMETSCKKQMFIAAL, via the coding sequence ATGGAATCTATTTCTAGTATGGATAATGAGAGCTCTTCAACAATTGACTCCCTAAAACcgaacaataatagtaataataataatagtaataatatcaTACACCCGTCCCCTTTAGCCCGAATGGGAAGCGGGACGAGTGTAATTATCGACTCGGAAAACGGGATCGAGGCCGAGTCGAAGAAACTCCCTTCCTCTAAATACAAAGGAGTGGTCCCCCAGCCCAATGGGCGCTGGGGAGCCCAAATCTACGAGAAACACCAGCGCGTGTGGCTCGGGACATTCAATGAGGAAGACGAGGCGTCTCGTGCGTACGATATCGCTGCGCAACGGTTCCGTGGTCGTGACGCTGTTACAAATTTCAAGCCGTTGTCTCTTGATGTTGAAGAAGATGTGATTGAGTTACAGTTTTTGAATTCTCGGGCGAAAGCCGAGGTGGTAGATATGCTTAGAAAGCATACCTACCACGACGAACTCCAACAAAACAGACGGAATCTGAAACATCAGATTTCGTCTGGGTTTGTTGGGTCGGTTAATAGACAGACAAACTTCCCCAATGTCGGGGGAGGTTGTCTGAAGGGGATGACTAGCCGAGACCAGTTATTCGAAAAGGTAGTAACCCCGAGCGACGTGGGGAAATTAAACCGGCTAGTCATCCCCAAGCAGCACGCTGAGAAGCACTTCCCGCTCAACAACAGTAATGACTTGAGCGGGAAGTGCTCCTCGCCATCTAAAGGCGTGCTGCTTAACTTTGAAGATGTAAATGAGAAAGTCTGGAGGTTCCGGTACTCGTACTGGAACAGCAGTCAAAGCTACGTCTTGACCAAAGGCTGGAGCCGGTTCGTCAAGGAAAAGAATCTGAAAGCTGGAGATGTTGTGTGTTTTCAGAGGTCTACTGGGCCTGACAGACAGCTGTACATTGACTGGAAGCCCAGGAATGGTGTGCCTTGTTCCGGATCCGGGTCTGGGTCGGGTGAAGAGGTTTTGGGCCAGGTTGTTGAGAGTCCGGCCCAAATGATAAGGTTATTTGGGGTTAATATCTGTGAAGTTAATCCAAGTAGTATTAATGAAAATGGGAAAAGATCAAGAGAAATGGAACTGTTAACCATGGAAACTAGCTGTAAAAAGCAGATGTTTATTGCTGCTTTGTGA